The sequence CTGTCACTGGTCGGGTGCAGTATCGGTTTCGTGATCGAGCTCGACACTCCGCTGACCCGCGTGGTCGAGGCACGGATGGCCAAGCGACTGGCCGAGCGCCCGCTCGGCCTGGTCACCGTCGCCGACCTGCTTGACCACCTGCCGCGCCGCTACCACCAGCGCGGCGAGCTGACGAACCTGCGCGATCTCGTCGAGGGCGAGGTCTCGACCGTGCACGCGAAGGTCGTCAAGCACGAGAGCAGGCAGGCCCGCACCGGCCGGCGGTTCGACGTACTGACCGTGACCGACGGCACCGCCCAGATGACCGTGACCTACTTCAACCCCAGCCGGTCGCCGGCCCGCCGGCTGCCCGCCGGCTCGGTGGCCGCGTTCTCCGGGAAGGTCGACCGGTTCCGCAAGCAGCTGCAGATGGTCAACCCGGAGACCAACCGCCTGGACGAGGATGACGAGAGCGACGACCCGGACCGGTGGGCCCGCGCGCTGGTGCCGATCTATCCGGCGTCGGAGCACGTCGCGTCACCGGTGATCAGCCGCAGTGTCCGGGTGCTGCTGGACACTGTCGCGGAGCTGCCCGACCCGCTGCCCGCCGACCTGCTGGCCCGCTACCGGCTCGTCGACCTGCGGACCGCGTACGAGCTGGCGCACCGACCGGAGTCGCGCGGCGACGTCGAGCGCGCCCACCGGCGGCTGAAGTGGGACGAGGCGCTGACCCTCCAGGTGATTCTCGCCCAGCGTCGCCGCGCTATCTCGGCGATGGCGACGGTGGCCCGGCCCGCGCGCCCTGACGGCATCCTGGCGGCCTTCGACGGCCAGCTGCCGTTCGCGCTCACCGAGGGCCAGCGGGAGGTGGGCGCGACGATCCAGGAGGAGCTCGCCGAGCCGGTCCCGATGCACCGGCTGCTCCAGGGCGAGGTCGGGTCCGGCAAGACGGTGGTCGCGGTCCGGGCCATGCTCGCCGTGGTCGACGCCGGCGGCCAGGCGGCGCTGCTGGCGCCGACCGAGACGCTCGCGACCCAGCACTACCGCGGCATCCGCGCGCTGCTCGGCGGCTTCGGCCGGGCCGGCGAGCTGGACGAGACCCCGCCGGCGACCCGGATCGCCCTGGTCACCGGCTCGGTCGGGGCCCGCGCCAAGCGTGCGGCGCTCGCCGCGGCGGCCGACGGCAGTGCCGGCCTGGTGATCGGGACGCACGCGCTGCTGCACGAGGGAGTCGCCTTCCACGACCTCGGCCTGGTCGTGGTCGACGAGCAGCACCGGTTCGGCGTGGAACAGCGGGACGCGTTGCGCGCGAGGGCCGCCCAGCCGCCACATGTGCTGGTGATGACGGCGACGCCGATCCCGCGGACGGTCGCCATGACCGTCTTCGGTGACCTTGAGGTGTCGACGCTGACCCAGCTGCCGGCCGGCCGGCAGCCGATCTCGACGTTCGTCGTCGACGCCGCGGCGCACCCCGCCTGGCGGGACCGGATCTGGGGCCGGATCCGGGACGAGGTCGCCGCCGGCCACCAGGCCTACGTCGTGTGCCCGCGGATCAGCTCGGTCGCGGTCGGCCGCGACGAGGAGGACCTGGCCGCGGCCGGCGACGACGAGGCCTCCGACGCCCCGCGCCGCGCGGGCAAGGCCACCGAGCGGCCGGTGACCATCCCGGCCGAGGACGGCTCGCTCGCCGGCGCCGGGGTCGAGGAGCTGCTGCCGTGGCTGGCCGACGGGCCGCTCGCCGGCCTGAGGCTCGCCGCGCTGCACGGCCGGCTGCCGGCCGACGCCAAGGACTCGGTGATGACCAGGTTCGCCGCCGGCGAGCTGGACGTGCTGGTCGCGACCACGGTGATCGAGGTCGGGGTCGACGTGCCGAACGCCACCGTGATCGCGATCATGGATGCCGACCGGTTCGGCGTCTCCCAGCTCCACCAGCTGCGCGGCCGGGTCGGGCGCGGGCAGGGCGCCGGGGTCTGCCTGCTGCACACGGAGGTCGACGGCGACACCCCGGCGACGCAGCGCCTCGCGAACGTGGCCGCGACCACCGACGGCGCCGAGCTGGCCCGGCTCGACCTGGGCCAGCGCAAGGAGGGCGACGTGCTGGGCGCGAGCCA is a genomic window of Pseudofrankia inefficax containing:
- a CDS encoding ATP-dependent DNA helicase RecG — translated: MIELDTPLTRVVEARMAKRLAERPLGLVTVADLLDHLPRRYHQRGELTNLRDLVEGEVSTVHAKVVKHESRQARTGRRFDVLTVTDGTAQMTVTYFNPSRSPARRLPAGSVAAFSGKVDRFRKQLQMVNPETNRLDEDDESDDPDRWARALVPIYPASEHVASPVISRSVRVLLDTVAELPDPLPADLLARYRLVDLRTAYELAHRPESRGDVERAHRRLKWDEALTLQVILAQRRRAISAMATVARPARPDGILAAFDGQLPFALTEGQREVGATIQEELAEPVPMHRLLQGEVGSGKTVVAVRAMLAVVDAGGQAALLAPTETLATQHYRGIRALLGGFGRAGELDETPPATRIALVTGSVGARAKRAALAAAADGSAGLVIGTHALLHEGVAFHDLGLVVVDEQHRFGVEQRDALRARAAQPPHVLVMTATPIPRTVAMTVFGDLEVSTLTQLPAGRQPISTFVVDAAAHPAWRDRIWGRIRDEVAAGHQAYVVCPRISSVAVGRDEEDLAAAGDDEASDAPRRAGKATERPVTIPAEDGSLAGAGVEELLPWLADGPLAGLRLAALHGRLPADAKDSVMTRFAAGELDVLVATTVIEVGVDVPNATVIAIMDADRFGVSQLHQLRGRVGRGQGAGVCLLHTEVDGDTPATQRLANVAATTDGAELARLDLGQRKEGDVLGASQSGRARGVRLLELLKDERLILDAREEAARLVAADPELVAHPGLGRRIAIALDDRPVEFLEKG